The region TAAACTTGAGACTAGAGAAATTACTATGGTAGGGTTACTATTTGCAGTAACTATAGTGTTAGGTGCAACTGGACTTGGATTTTTGCCGGTACCACCGTTTAAGACTACGATAATGCATATACCAGTTATAATAGGTGGCATAGTAGGTGGACCAATTGTAGGAGCTTTTACTGGACTTCTATTTGGTATTTTTAGTATTATACAAGCTATAAATACACCATCTCCGGTATCATTTATATTTATGAATCCTGTGGTTGCTGTGATTCCAAGGATTTTAATAGGAATTGTTTCGTACTATGTTTATAAACTTTTTAAAAGAAAATCTGAGAAATTTGGTATTGTAATTGGTATTGTTGCGGGTTCTTTTACTAATACAATTGGTGTTCTTGCAATGGTTTATATTTTGTATATAAATGCGTATGCAAATGCACTTCATATAAGTTATAGTACAGCAGTAAAGACACTTTTAGCATTAGTTGCAAATGGTTTTTTATCTGCTGCAATGGCACTTGTTATTTCGGTTCCAATAATAATGGTGGTTAAAAAAATACGTAAATAACTAATAACATTTTAAATAGAAACTAGAAATTTTATCTTTTGATGAATTTCTAGTTTTTTTATGCTATGTTTTAAATAGGTGCTAACTTTTACATTATTTTAAAACATAGTTTTTTATAAAATAATGAACTTTTTCTAGGTTAAGTTGTCTTATAAAGTGTAATATTAAAATTAATTTATACCGGGAGGTGAAATGCATTTGGAAGAAAATGAACTTATAAAAAAGGCTCAACAGGGAAACAGCCCTGCATTAAACGTGTTATTTCAAATGCATTATAAAATGCTTTTTGGATTTCTAATTAAAACTACAGGAGATATTAGTTTGTCAGAGGATTTAGTTCAGGAAACTTTGATGAAAGCTGTGCTAAACATAAATAGATTTAAATTCCAAAGTAAATTTTCAAGTTGGCTGATAGCTATAGCACTAAATTTGTACAAAAATCAATTGAAAAGACAAAGTAAATTAAAAACGGAATGTTTACATGATAATCTGAATTTAATGAGTAAAGTTAAACTTGAAGAAACAATAGAAAATAAAATGGAAATAGAAAAAGCTCTTAAGGAACTTCAGAAAATGGGATATGAAAAGAGAGTAACTTTTATACTTAAATATTACTATGGCTACAGTATAGAGGAGATAGGTAGGATAATTAATTGTAGGGGAGGAACTATAAAATCAAGACTTCATAATACAGCAAAGGCACTTAGGAGTATTTTAGGAGGTGATTTATAAATGGACAAATATAAATTCATTGAAGATGATTATTTAGAGAAGATAGGGGCTATAAAGGAAATTGATACTTTAAATATAATAAAAGATGCTAAGGATGTTCAGAATAGAAAAAAACTTAGAGTGCAGGATTTTATATATTGTTTTTTTGCAATGACTGTAATTATATTAGAGTTTTTCATAGCAAGTAGATTTGGAATATTTATATGTTTATTTATAAATTTTATATTGTCATCTATACTACCATTTTTACTGCTGATTAAATTAAAAAATAATGTGAAAGGGGATGTGCTGTAAATGGACATAATGGGATTTTTAATTATATTTTTAGTTATATTTGTATTACTAGGACAATCATTATGGATATATCTTGATGCAAGAGATAGAAAAAGCGAATTTTCTGCATTGTGGGCATTAATGGCATTATTTAGTTTTCCCGTTACTTTTATAATTTATATTATTATGTCAAGGAGTACTTGTCCAAACAGCTTATGCCACAATTGCGGAAAGAGTGTGAAAGAGAGCTGGGTATATTGTCCTTATTGCGGAAAAAAATTTGATAAAGAGGTGTAAGAAATGAATATATTTAAAAAGCATAAGTTTGTGTGGGTATGTTTTATTATAGTTGTATTTTTGCTAACGGTTTTTGTTTGTAATATAGATAATAATAGTAAAAATGCTTTCTTTCAGGTTGGAGCAATTGAGAGTTCGGGAATGCATAAGTATGACTTAAAATATTTTTATCTTAATGGAAATAGAAGTAAAGTTATTAAATTGAAGACAAATGAACAAATAAATATTGAGTATTCATCAATAGTAAAAGCAGGGAAGCTAAAAATTTTGTTTCTAGATCCATCTGGGAAGGTTATAAAAAATTTATTGGTGGATAATAGTGGAGCTTTTAAATATACAGCTAAAAGGGAAGGAAAGTACTCATTACAAATTACTGCAAGGAAAACTAGGGGACAGTTTAATTTAGATTGGGATACAAAAAGTAAATGAATATTAAAGGAGATTTAAATGGAATTTATAAAAGCAACTTATTCGGATATTGATAAAATAATGAAAATTATAGGAGAGGCACAGGCTTATTTTAAAGAAAAGGAAATTGATCAATGGCAAAATAACTATCCTAATTTTGAAACTATAAAAAATGACATTGAAAATGAAAATTCATTTGTTTTACTGAGAAATAATATTGTAGTTGGTACTGCAATGATTTCTTTTGAAGGAGAAAAAACTTATGATATTATTTATGATGGCAAGTGGCTTACTAATGAGAAATTTGCAGTAATTCATAGAATAAGTGTTGATGTAAATTGTAAGGGAGAAGGGCTAGCCTCCATAATTATAAAAAATGTAGAAAAAATGTGCTTGAATAAAGGGGTACATAGCATAAAGGTAGATACACATAAGGATAATTTGTCTATGCAAAAGCTGTTAAGTAAAAATGGTTTTAAGTACTGCGGAATAATTCATTTGAAGGACAAAAGTGAGAGGATGGCTTTTGAAAAAGTTTTGTTTTAAATATGTATAAAAAAGTATTTATTAGCAGCAAATTTTTAATTTATTTTCACACAGTAACAATTGTTACCGAATTAAGTTTATAACAATAATATAATCTAACCATAGCAAAGAAAAAAATTATTTTGTGGAGGTAGATTAAATGAGCATGTTTTGTTATCAATGTCAGGAAACAGCAGGTTGTAAGGGATGTACCGTAAGAGGAGTTTGCGGAAAAACTGAAGATTTAGCTAAAAAGCAGGATTTATTAATATATACTTTAAAGGTTGTATCTTTATATAATGTAGAAGCAAGAAAATTAGGTTTAGTAAATAAAGAGATAGACAATTTTATAATTGATGGTCTTTTTGCAACAATAACTAATGCAAATTTTGATGAAGGTGTGTTTACTGAAAGAATTGAAAAGGGAATTCAGTACAAAGAAGAATTAAAGAAACAATTAACAGTAGAAGGTGCAAATGCAGAGCTTAATGAAAAACCTGAGGCAGTTGGAGTACTTTCAACTGAAAATGAAGACATAAGATCTTTAAGGGAATTATTAACTTATGGAGTTAAAGGTATAGCTGCATACTTAAAACATGCACGTAATTTAAATTACGAAGATGATAATATAAAAGGCTTCATGTCAAAAGCTTTAGCAGCAACTTTGGATGATACATTAGGAGCAGACGAATTAGTTGCATTAGCTTTAGAGTGTGGTAAATATGGCGTAGATGCAATGGCACTTTTAGATAAGGCTAATACAGAGACTTTTGGAAATCCAGAAATAACAAAGGTTAATATAGGAACTAGAAATAATCCTGGAATTTTAATAAGTGGACATGACTTAAAGGATATAGAAGAGCTTTTGAAACAGACAGAAGGAACAGGAGTAGACGTTTATACTCACGGCGAAATGCTTCCTGCAAATTACTATCCAGCATTTAAAAAGTACAGTCACTTTGTTGGAAACTACGGAAATGCATGGTGGAAACAGAATGAGGAATTTGAAAGCTTCAATGGACCAATACTTATGACTACAAACTGTATCGTTCCTCCAAAAGCTTCTTATATAGATAGAATATACACAACAGGGGTAACGGGTTATCCAGGAGTAAAGCATATTGAAGATGGCGAGCCAAAAGATTTTTCAGCAATAATTGAGCAGGCTAAAAAATGTGCGCCACCAACTGAAATAGAAAGAGGAGAAATAGTAGGAGGTTTTGCACATAATCAGGTTATAGCTTTAGCTGATAAAATTGTAGAAGCCGTTAAATCAGGAGCTATTAAGAGATTTTATGTAATGGCAGGCTGTGATGGAAGAGCAAAGAGCAGAAACTACTACACAGAATTTGCAGAAAAACTTCCAAAGGATGCAGTTATACTTACAGCAGGTTGTGCTAAGTATAAGTATAATAAGTTGAACCTTGGAGATATAGGTGGAATTCCAAGAGTACTTGATGCAGGACAATGTAATGATTCATATTCATTAGTTGTAATAGCGCTTAAACTTAAAGAAGTATTTGGACTTTCAGATATAAATGAACTTCCTATAGCATACAACATAGCATGGTATGAGCAAAAAGCTGTAATAGTATTACTTGCATTATTATATCTTGGTGTTAAAAACATTCACCTTGGACCAACACTTCCAGCATTTTTATCACCAAATGTAGCTAAAGTTCTTGTTGATAACTTTGGTATTGGTGGAATAACTAATGTAGATGATGACATAAAGATGTTCGAAAATCTTGGGAAGTAACAGTATTTTGAAACATTAAATAAAGTTCATAAGACTAAGCCCCAAATTATAAAAAAGCCTAAGAAGTTTCAATAACTCGCTGAAAAGAAGCTCAGACAAATTGAAATTTCTAAGGCTTTTTACAATTTGGGGCAAAGTCTTATTGAGCTTTATTTAAACAGTTTCCAAAATACTGTTACTTCCCATGGGGTAAAGGAAAGGAGGATTTTCTTCCGCTTCGCTGCGGAAAATCTAAATTAAAAGTTTATACATAGTTAAGATTTTAATAATGAAAAGCCTAAGAAGTTTCAATAACTCGCTGAAAAAAAGCTCAGACAAATTAAAATTTCTAAGTCTTTTCATTATTTGGGGCAAAGTCTTATTGAGTTTTATTTAAATTGTTTCGAAAACACGGTTACTTTCCATGGGGGAAGGCAAGGAGGATTTTCTTCCGCTCCGCTGCGGAAAATCTGGGAAGTTGCACTTCTATATTGTAAAGGGTGTGTTGACATTGCTTCGCTCGTCAGGGGATTTACCTGCGGTAACGGATGATACTTTATTTAATGGTTAAAACAGTTTGCATTAAAAATTCCGTAGGCACGGCATTATAGATCAATGTCAATATTTTAGACATATCAAAGAAATGAAACGGTATATAATATATTAACAACGCTTAAAAAGATTAAACTGTGAAAAGCTAATTCTTTATTGAATAGAAGTAAGCTTTTCGCAGTTCTATTCAATAAAGAATTAGCTTATTATACTATACAAATAGTTTAATAAGTTTAGAATTAAGGAAATGTTATACGTTTTGCCATTAGTGAAGCAGAATACTTAATGTACTTTTTATTGATTTCCTTACCAAATGCTTTTGGTAGGTAGCAAAAATTATGTGAAGTCATTACTTTTATTAAAAATGCATATTCTTCATCAGTTGGGGTAATGATTTCAGACAACCGCTTTTGGGAAGTAAATAACATGATAGTTATATCTTTTTTATCACAAACATCGAAATTTACGTAATAATACTCTTTAGCAGATTGTAATGAATCATAAATAGATTCGTTGTTGCTAAAGTAAAATTCGTGGCATATTTCTGAATATACTATATTTTTAGTTGCATTTATAAATAATTCAGCAACCTCCAAAGCTTCTTTTACTTCGTTTTTTTTAGGTATTGTATATTCATGTTCAAGTTTATTTCTTAATAATCTAATTTTTGATACTAAAAATGATGGCGCTATATCCATAGCTTGTACAAATTTTAATTTAAAGGGTGTATCATAAAGAAATTCATTTTCTAACTCATATTCATTAATTATAATATCGATATTAGGATAAACTTTTGAATTAAATTCGGAATATTTGTATCCTAAATATTCTAGTATCCAATCAACTTGGCAATCTATTGCTCTTTTAGCATTGCTTAAAGCATTAATCATTCCTTGTTTATTTGTGCAATAGTAATCTTTTTTAGCAAAATCTAAAAACTCTGTTGGAGAAATGTCGAATTTATCTTCATCATCATATGATCTAGAGTCAGACGAAACAAAAAAGTTTGACCAATTAATTTTTGATTCCTGTAATAGATTATTCAATTTCATTTGTATCACCTTGTAGAAAAAATTTGCAATTTAATAAGATGCCATATGAGTTTTTATATTTCCAGTGTCATAAATACATTCCCATCTAAATCCTTAATTTGAAATAAGTTATCCTCAAGTACAGCATAAGAATGTGGACTATTTCCTTTAGGAATAGATATAGATCCTGGATTTATTATAAATATACCATCCTTTTCCTTGGCAACAGGAATATGAGTATGGCCATATAATAAAACGTCACCTTTACTGAGTTTTGGCATATTTTCTTCTCCATATATATGTCCATGGGTTAAGAACAATCTTCTATCCTTATATAGTATTGTTGAGTAAGTTGACATTATAGGAAAGTCAAAAACCATTTCATCAACTTCACTGTCACAGTTTCCTCTTATGGCAATTATTTTATCACTATATTCATTTAAAAGGTTAGTCACTTTTTTAGGATTATAGCCTTCTGGAAGATCATTTCTAGCACCGTGATAAAGTTCATCTCCTAAAATAACTATGTAACTGGCTTTTTCAGCTTTAAATCTATTTATAGCCTTCTCAAGATAATAAAATGAACCGTGTATATCAGACATAAAAAATATTTTCATTGCTAATCACGCTCCTTATAATATAGAACCCTCTTAATTATATATTCTATTTATTTTGAAATTTTGTGTCAATAATAAGAATATTAAATTTGTTTATTAAGTGATATACTACTTTATGTACAAAATAGAAAACATAATTGAGAAACACGAGGTAAATATAATGAGTGAATTAAGTTTTAAAGATTTAGGATTAAGTGAAGAAATTTTAGAGGCTATAGAAAAATTAGGATATAAGAGGCCATCTGAAGTTCAAAGAAAAGTTATTCCATTAATTCTTAAAAATAAAGATATAATTACAAAAGCACAGACTGGAAGCGGCAAGACAGCTGCATTTGCTATACCTATATGTGAGAAAATAGAGCTTGAAGAAAAACTGCCGCAGGTACTTGTTCTAGCACCGACAAGAGAACTTGCATATCAAATAGAACAGGATTTTTCGTACATTGGAAAGTTTAAAAGGCTCAGATGTGTAAGCATATTTGGTAAAGAACCTATATCGGGTCAAATAAGGGAACTCAAGCAGAGAGTTCATATTGTGGTTGGAACTCCAGGAAGAGTGCTTGACCATCTTGAAAGGGGAACTTTAAACACAGAAAAAATAAAGTATCTTGTAATCGATGAAGCAGATGAAATGCTTAATATGGGGTTTATAGAACAGGTAGAAAGTGTATTTAGTAAGCTTCCAGAGAATAAAAATACCTTTCTTTTTTCAGCAACTTTGCCCGAAGAAATAATAAGACTATCAAAGAAGTATATGAAAGATATTATTAATATAGAAATTAAGTCTAAGAGTTCAGTTCAGGATAGAATAAATCAAACTTATTATGAAATAGAAAGCAAAGATAAATTTAGTTTGCTACAAAAAATAATATATAAGGAGCTGCCAGAAAGTGCAATAATCTTTTGCAGAACAAAGCAAAATGTAGAGGATGTTACTCTAAAAATGAAAGATAGAGGGTATTCATGTAAGGCAATACACGGTGGAATGCTGCAGGCAGATAGAATTGAAGTTATGAATGAGTTTAAAAGAGGAAAATTCACATTTTTGGTAGCTACAGATGTGGCAGCTAGGGGTATTGATGTGGAAAAGGTTACGCATGTTATAAATTATGATATACCTATGGAAAAAGAGAGTTACATTCATAGAATAGGCAGAACAGGACGTATAGGAAATAAAGGCAAGGCTATAACTTTTGTTACTTCAAAGGAAAAAAGATTTTTAACAGAAATTGAAGAGGAATTTTCTTTGAGTATTGAAGAAGGAGAAGTTCCTACAAAAGAGGAATTAGAGCAGGGAAAGAAAACATTCAATAATAGTTTTAAGAATTCAGCAAGTGAAAAGCATGACAAAGGTGAAAAGCTTAATGAAGCTGTTACAAAATTGTATTTGAGTGTTGGAAAGAAAAAGAAGATAAGGCCGGGAGACATAGCAGGAACTATATCAAGTATAGAAAATGTAAATCCAGAAGATGTAGGTATAATTGATATACATGATAATTTTTCTTATGTAGAGATACTGTCCAATAAGGGAAATATAGTTTTTGATGGACTTAAAAATAAAACTATTAAAGGCAAAAAAGTAAGGGTAGAGAAAGCACAAAAATAGGTAAAGCTGAATATAATGATTAATGGTAATATTTTTAAGAGGTAAAATAGTTGAGAATATATGTAGTTAAGCCTTCAGACAATGTTTACAGCATAGCTAGAAGATTTGGCGTTACTCCCCAAAGTATAATAGAAGCTAATAATCTTCAAAATGCTCAGCTGGTTGTAGGGCAAACTCTTGTAATTCCAAGTACAGAAATATCATATAGAGTAAAACCTGGAGAGAACTTGTGGTCTATTGCACAAAAATTCAAGGTTTCTGTGAATAGCATTGTGGAGCTAAATGGTATTCAGAATCCATCACAGGTTTATCCAGGGCTTATTATAAGAATACCAGAAAATGCAAAGAACTATGGAACCATAGAAGTAAATGCTTTTATTCAGCCATCAAACCCTGAAAAGGAAAACGAAGTGTTAAGTGGCACTATAGGATATCTTACTTATCTTACACCATTTAGCCATCATGTAACTGCGGATGGAGGTCTTACTCCTCTTGATGATGAAAATTTAATAAATCAAGCTGAAAAAAATGGTGTGAAGCCTATGCTTTCAGTTACAAATATAACAGGAACTACGGGTTCAAATTTTGATAGTGACTTAATAAGCAGCATATTAAACAGCAGCTCACTTCAAAATACTTTAATAAACAATATATTGAATATGATAAAAAGTAAAGGATATTACGGCGTCGTAGTTGATTTTGAGAGAATCCCACCGGTAGATAGGCAGAAATACAATGATTTTTTGAGGAAGCTTGTAGCAGCACTTCATCCTAACTATCTTGTGGCGACGGCACTTGCACCAAAGACATATGACATTACTACAGGTTCATGGCACGGAGCTCATGATTATAAGGCACATGGCGAAATTGTGGATTTTGTAATAATAATGACTTATGAGTGGGGTTGGTCTGGCGGGCCACCAATGGCCGTCGCTCCAATAAATGAAGTCGAAAAAGTAATAAGATATGCAGTAAGCGTTATACCACCTTCAAAGATAATGATGGGAATGCCTCTTTATGGTTATGATTGGACGCTTCCATATGTGCCTAAAGGGGAGTTTGCAGAAACCATAGGAAATGATGAAGCCATACAGAGAGCAGGAAAATATGGAGCACAAATAAAATATGATGAGAAGTCACAGTCACCTTATTATAATTATATAGATGCAGATAGAAGGCAGCATGTTGTTTGGTTCGAAGATGCTAGAAGTGTAGAGGAGAAGTATAAACTTGTTGTTAGATATGGTCTTAGGGGAGTAAGTTACTGGGTATTAGCAAGATCTTTTGTTCAAAATTTTAGAGTTCTAAATAATATGTTTAATATAAAAAAACTATAAATGTGTACTATTCATGAAAGCAACTAAATTTTTGAGCTATTTATTTGAGTCTGGTTCAAGTTTTGTGCTTTGCACTGATAATCAAATTGTATATTGTATGGGCACCTGATTAGGTTCAGATGCTTTTTTTTTATTATTTCCACTAAACCTATATTATTACATAACGATAATAATATTGTTTACGAATAAAATAATATATATTTTGGGGTGAATAATAAAATGAGGAAAAAATTTAAATTTATTGGATTATTTTTATGTGCATTTTTTGTAGCAGCTTCAGTTATGTTTAGTGGTGATAGTAATAAGGTATTTGCTGATGATAACTTTCAAATTGGAACAGCTAATTTTAATGGTACTGCTGAAAATAGTGCTAAAGTTGGAGATATTAATTTCAATAATCCTGAAATAGGTTGGAAAAGATTTGATGATACTAATTCCCAAATTACATATACTAGCGGATGGAAAAACCATGATTGGCAGGAATGCTATGATGGGACGGAAACTTATACTGATACTCCGAATATAGTTAAAAAAGTATCATTTTCATTTCGTGGAACTAAATTTAGGATTATAGGCAATAAGCATCCAACTTACAATTCGACTGTTAGCGTTACTATAGATGGAGTAAAGGTTGATACCTATAATCCATATGCTTCCTCAACACAAAGACAGGTTTTATTATATAACTATGAGTCTAATAAGCCTATGGCAAACCATAGTGTTGTTTTACAATTTGATACAGCAACTGCAAATGCTGAAATTGATGCTATTGATATAGATTCTACAGGCAATCTAAATAAAGAATCTATATCATTAGGCAAGACAACAGATTCTTTAAATGTTGGACAAACTGATATTTTAACAGCAACAGTAACACCTGATGATACAACTAATAAAGCTGTAAAATGGACAAGTAGTGATGAAAGTGTAGCAACAGTAGATGAAAATGGAAAGGTAACAGCAGTAAAAGCAGGAACTGCTACGATAACAGCAACAACTACGGATGGAAGTAATTTAAGTAAGTCATGTGTAGTTACAGTAACACAGCCATATACTCCGCCAGTTGTCACTGGAAATAGAGCAACATTAACATTATATATGGTTAATGGAAGTACAAAGCAGTATGATTTATCAAAAGATGAATTAAACAACTTCTTAAATTGGTATAACGGAATGACAAATCCACTATCTGCTCAATGCTATGTATTTAATGTTCCAGTAGTTGGATCATATGTAACAAATAAAGATTATATACCATTTAATAAAATAGATGATTTCAAAGTTCAAGAGTATACAAAATAATTATTAAGATAGGCACTGGTAGAAATACTGGTGCTTATTTTATACATATGAGAATGTGAGGACATGCATAGATAAAAAGGAACTAGCCCTAGATGGCTAATTCCGTTACGTTTTATATGCTATTATTTATTTTGGTCTGGCGGGCCACCAATGGCCGTCGCTCCAATAAATGAAGTCGAAAAAGTAATAAGATATGCAGTAAGCGTTATACCACCTTCAAAGATAATGATGGGAATGCCTCTTTATGGATATGATTGGACACTTCCGTATGTGCCTAAAGGGGAGTTTGCAGAAACCATAGGAAATGATGAAGCAATACAAAGAGCAGGAAAATATGGAGCACAAATAAAATATGATGAGAAGTCACAGTCACCTTATTACAATTATATAGATGCAGATAGAAGGCAGCATGTTGTTTGGTTTGAAGATGCTAGAAGTGTGGAGGAGAAGTATAAACTTGTTGTTAGATATGGTCTTAGAGGAGTAAGTTACTGGGTCTTAGCGAGATCTTTTGTTCAAAATTTTAGAGTCTTAAATAATATGTTTAATATAAAAAAACTATAAATGTGTACTATTTATGAAAGCAACTAAATTTTTGAGTTATCTATTTGAGTCTGGTTCAAGTTTTGTGCTTTGAACTTATAATCAATTGTATATTGTATGAGCACCTGATTAGGTTCAGATGCTTTTTTTTATATTTCCACTAATTATATATTATTACATAACGATAATAATATAGGTATTAAACCAAATTAATACATAAATTTAGGAGGGAATATGAATGAGAAAAAAGTTTAAAGCTACATTAGTAGTATTTTTAGTTGTTGTTTTGGGATGCTTTTCACAGGTATTTGCTGAAAGTAATAAAAATGCAAAATTGCTTGATAATACTTCAATAGGTGCTGGTAGTAATACACAAAATGAAGAAGTTGATCAATATACAAAATTATTAATGCATATGGATGATGGCAAATTTAAAGATGAATGTGGTCATACGATTATTAATAATGGTGTTACAGTAGATACAAGTAATAAGAAATTTGGCAATAGTAGTGCTTATTTTAATGGTAATTCTGGATTAGATATTCCATGCACATCTTCCGAATTTAATTTTGGTAATAAAGATTTTACAATTGATTTTTGGTTTTCCTTACCATCATTTTCTGGAAATAAATATTTCGTATCTTTTAATTCAGATTTGTCATTTGCAATAGCAACATCAAATATAGTAAGTAATGGATTATGGGTGGGTATTGGTAATGGTTCGTCATGGACATATGGTATGGAAACTGGAGAAAATAGTGTTTCTTTTAATACATGGCATCATTTTGCTCTTGTAAGAAAAGACTCATCACTTTCAATATATTTGGATGGTACTAATATAAAGACTTTAAATATTGGAACTGTAAATATTCTAAATCCTAATTCAAAAATAACAATTGGTTATGCACCTTGGTTTTCATCTCATTTGACTGGAAATATAGATGAATTTAGAATAAGTAATATAGCGAGATGGACTTCTAATTTTACTCCTCCAACTAATTCATATAATAATGTATTAGCAACAGGAATAACATTAAACAAAACTACGGATTCACTAACATTAGGGCAAACAGGAAATACAGACCAGTTAACAGCAAAAGTAACACCTGATGATACAACTAATAAAGCTGTAAAATGGACAAGTAGTGATAAAAGTATAGCAACAGTAGATGAAAACGGAAAGATAACAGCAGTAAAAGAAGGAACAGCAACAATTACAGCAACTACACAGGATGGAAGTAATTTAAGTTCATCATGCACAGTGACAGTTGCAGGGGCTACTACTATATCCTTGAATAAAACATCTGACTTAATAGATATAGGGGGAAATGATACCCTAACAGCAACTGTTAATCCAGCTAACATAGGAGTAACATGGAGTTCAAGTGATAGTTCTATTGCAACTGTTGATGCAAATGGAAATGTTAAAGGAATAAGCGCAGGTACTGCTGTGATAACGGTAGCTACAGCAGATGGAAAAAAAGTTTCATGTACAGTTACTGTAAAAGATCAGGAACCAAGCAAATCTAAATTAACATTATATATGAATGATAAAACTATAAGAGAATTTTACTTAACACAAGATGAAATTGATGCTTTTATAGATTGGTATAATTCAAAGAGCGCAGGTGATGTAACTGTACAGCCATATTATGTATTTAATGTATCTGTACCAGGAAAATCATCAACTAAGAAATCATATGTATGGTTTATGAAAATAGAGAATTTTGAAGTAGAATAATACAAAATAAATATTAAGATGGGCACTGGTAGAAATACTGGTGCTTATTTTATACATATGAGGAGATGAGGGATATGCATAGATAAAAAGGAACTAGCTCTAAATGGCTAATTCCTTACACTTTAAAAATATACTCTGTTATTTTTTAGATATAGCTATAAGCTTTTGATTAATGTCATATATTTTATTCATGGAATTAATAATTTCTTTTATATTTTCATCTTGTTGTTCTGTATTTGCAAGAATTTCTTCTGAAGCAGAAGCGTGCTCTTCGGAAACACTGGATAGAAAGTTTATCTCATTATCAATATTTTTAAAGAGATTAGATATATTCGATATCATTTTATTCTGATCAACTATATATCCT is a window of Clostridium pasteurianum DNA encoding:
- a CDS encoding glycosyl hydrolase family 18 protein; the protein is MRIYVVKPSDNVYSIARRFGVTPQSIIEANNLQNAQLVVGQTLVIPSTEISYRVKPGENLWSIAQKFKVSVNSIVELNGIQNPSQVYPGLIIRIPENAKNYGTIEVNAFIQPSNPEKENEVLSGTIGYLTYLTPFSHHVTADGGLTPLDDENLINQAEKNGVKPMLSVTNITGTTGSNFDSDLISSILNSSSLQNTLINNILNMIKSKGYYGVVVDFERIPPVDRQKYNDFLRKLVAALHPNYLVATALAPKTYDITTGSWHGAHDYKAHGEIVDFVIIMTYEWGWSGGPPMAVAPINEVEKVIRYAVSVIPPSKIMMGMPLYGYDWTLPYVPKGEFAETIGNDEAIQRAGKYGAQIKYDEKSQSPYYNYIDADRRQHVVWFEDARSVEEKYKLVVRYGLRGVSYWVLARSFVQNFRVLNNMFNIKKL
- a CDS encoding Ig-like domain-containing protein produces the protein MRKKFKFIGLFLCAFFVAASVMFSGDSNKVFADDNFQIGTANFNGTAENSAKVGDINFNNPEIGWKRFDDTNSQITYTSGWKNHDWQECYDGTETYTDTPNIVKKVSFSFRGTKFRIIGNKHPTYNSTVSVTIDGVKVDTYNPYASSTQRQVLLYNYESNKPMANHSVVLQFDTATANAEIDAIDIDSTGNLNKESISLGKTTDSLNVGQTDILTATVTPDDTTNKAVKWTSSDESVATVDENGKVTAVKAGTATITATTTDGSNLSKSCVVTVTQPYTPPVVTGNRATLTLYMVNGSTKQYDLSKDELNNFLNWYNGMTNPLSAQCYVFNVPVVGSYVTNKDYIPFNKIDDFKVQEYTK
- a CDS encoding glycosyl hydrolase family 18 protein, whose product is MAVAPINEVEKVIRYAVSVIPPSKIMMGMPLYGYDWTLPYVPKGEFAETIGNDEAIQRAGKYGAQIKYDEKSQSPYYNYIDADRRQHVVWFEDARSVEEKYKLVVRYGLRGVSYWVLARSFVQNFRVLNNMFNIKKL
- a CDS encoding Ig-like domain-containing protein codes for the protein MRKKFKATLVVFLVVVLGCFSQVFAESNKNAKLLDNTSIGAGSNTQNEEVDQYTKLLMHMDDGKFKDECGHTIINNGVTVDTSNKKFGNSSAYFNGNSGLDIPCTSSEFNFGNKDFTIDFWFSLPSFSGNKYFVSFNSDLSFAIATSNIVSNGLWVGIGNGSSWTYGMETGENSVSFNTWHHFALVRKDSSLSIYLDGTNIKTLNIGTVNILNPNSKITIGYAPWFSSHLTGNIDEFRISNIARWTSNFTPPTNSYNNVLATGITLNKTTDSLTLGQTGNTDQLTAKVTPDDTTNKAVKWTSSDKSIATVDENGKITAVKEGTATITATTQDGSNLSSSCTVTVAGATTISLNKTSDLIDIGGNDTLTATVNPANIGVTWSSSDSSIATVDANGNVKGISAGTAVITVATADGKKVSCTVTVKDQEPSKSKLTLYMNDKTIREFYLTQDEIDAFIDWYNSKSAGDVTVQPYYVFNVSVPGKSSTKKSYVWFMKIENFEVE